The following is a genomic window from Deltaproteobacteria bacterium.
CTGCATGGCATTTGCCCAGTTGACTTACCGCGAGAGTTTACGGGACATAGAAGCCTGTCTTCGTGCCCAGAAAAAGAAGCTCTACCACATGGGCATTCGGAGCAATGTTTCCCGCAACACTCTGGCAAACGCCAACAAGGTCCGCGATTGGCGCATCTATGCCGACCTTGCCTATTCCCTCATTCAGACAGCTCGCAGCTTATATCTGAACGAGGATTTCGGTTTGGAACTCGATCAGACGGCCTACGCTCTGGATGCGACTACGATCGATCTATGCCTGTCCGTGTTCCCATGGGCTCACTTTCGTCAACACAAGGGAGCGATAAAGCTTCACACTCTTTTAGACCTTCGAGGCAACATTCCTACTTTCATTCACATCTCGAAGGGAAAACTCCACGAAGTAAATACCCTCGATATCATTCCTATAGAACCGGGAGCTTTCTATATCATGGATCGGGCCTACCTGGACTTTGCCAGACTGTACAACCTAACACAGGCTGCCGCATTCTTTGTACTACGGGGCAAGTCCAACCTCAAGAGCCGCAGAATCTATTCTCATCCAGCAGACAGGTCAACGGGAATTATATGCGACCAGACGGTGATGCTTACCGGCTTCTATCAAGTCAAGAGCTACCCGGACAAGCTGCGCCGAGTAAAATACTACGATGCCGAGACGAAAAAGACTCTGGTTTTTCTGACCAACAATTTTGCACTGCCAGCAATTTCTATAGCAAAGCTCTACCGATGTCGATGGCAAGTAGAACTCTTCTTCAAGTGGATCAAACAGAACCTGAGAATCAAAACCTTCTACGGTACCAGCGAAAACGCTGTAAAGACTCAGATATGGATTGCCATCTCCGTTTACGTTATGGTCGCCATTATGAAGAAACGACTCAAGTTGGAGATAAGTCTCTACACAATATTACAGATTCTGAGCGTTACAAGTTTCGAAAGAACGTCGATATTACAGGTACTTATGAAATCAGACTACAAAACAGATATTGCTGAACCTGATAACCAGCTGATTTTATTCAATTAAACGTTGGGACACTAGTGCTTTCGTATAATAATAAATAGCCCAGGTAACAGCATAATCAGCCGTATCGAGTACACCGATCTCCAGAGGGTGCTGGTATTCAATACTTGAAATCCCG
Proteins encoded in this region:
- a CDS encoding IS4 family transposase, encoding MYTGKLVFSQVMEHLPLHTFHQCVSRYKGNHKIKDFTCLDQYLCMAFAQLTYRESLRDIEACLRAQKKKLYHMGIRSNVSRNTLANANKVRDWRIYADLAYSLIQTARSLYLNEDFGLELDQTAYALDATTIDLCLSVFPWAHFRQHKGAIKLHTLLDLRGNIPTFIHISKGKLHEVNTLDIIPIEPGAFYIMDRAYLDFARLYNLTQAAAFFVLRGKSNLKSRRIYSHPADRSTGIICDQTVMLTGFYQVKSYPDKLRRVKYYDAETKKTLVFLTNNFALPAISIAKLYRCRWQVELFFKWIKQNLRIKTFYGTSENAVKTQIWIAISVYVMVAIMKKRLKLEISLYTILQILSVTSFERTSILQVLMKSDYKTDIAEPDNQLILFN